In one window of Zhongshania aliphaticivorans DNA:
- the ftsE gene encoding cell division ATP-binding protein FtsE, with product MIEFDQVSKRYEGGYEALTNLSFHIPRGEMRFLTGHSGAGKSTLLKLIMVMERASSGQVIIGGRNLSRLPARRIPEVRRDVGVVFQNHQLLFDRTVFDNVALPLIIAGYGHRDVGRRVRAALDKVGLLDKERKNPVALSGGEQQRVGIARAVVNKPALLLADEPTGNLDPQLSAEIMHLFEQFKQVGVTVLIATHDLGLIARMPYRLLTLRKGRLVMPGGGDDVAE from the coding sequence ATGATTGAGTTCGATCAGGTCAGCAAGCGTTACGAGGGTGGATATGAGGCGCTCACAAACTTGAGCTTTCATATTCCCCGTGGCGAAATGCGGTTTTTAACCGGCCATAGTGGCGCGGGCAAAAGCACTTTGCTGAAACTGATCATGGTTATGGAACGGGCGAGCTCAGGTCAGGTGATTATTGGAGGCAGAAATTTGTCACGTCTGCCCGCACGGCGAATTCCAGAGGTTCGCCGAGATGTAGGAGTGGTGTTTCAGAATCATCAGTTATTGTTTGACCGCACCGTCTTCGATAATGTCGCGCTACCTTTGATTATTGCCGGCTATGGTCATCGTGATGTTGGTCGGCGTGTTAGAGCCGCCCTCGATAAGGTCGGCTTATTAGACAAAGAAAGAAAAAATCCAGTTGCCCTTTCCGGTGGTGAGCAGCAGCGAGTCGGTATTGCCCGTGCCGTAGTTAATAAGCCGGCGCTATTATTAGCAGATGAGCCCACGGGTAACCTTGACCCACAATTATCCGCTGAAATTATGCATCTTTTTGAGCAGTTCAAGCAGGTTGGGGTGACGGTATTGATCGCAACCCACGACTTAGGGCTGATTGCCCGTATGCCCTATCGCTTATTGACTCTGCGTAAAGGCCGTTTGGTGATGCCCGGAGGGGGTGACGATGTCGCCGAATAA
- a CDS encoding DUF2126 domain-containing protein codes for MTIRVAIHHKTYYSFDRLVNLSPHVIRLRPAPHSRTPIHSYSMKVVPETHFLNWQQDAFGNYLARLVFPEKTEKFSIEVEVIADMTVINPFDFFVEEYAEKFPFYYKKQLKKELAPYLAKEKQGKLFNKLLKSISTTKRPMNDFLVEVNQILEKEIEYCLRFEPGVQDPEETLQLKKGSCRDSAWLAVQLFRHLGIAARFASGYLVQLTSDEKSLDGPSGPEEDFTDLHAWCEVYIPGAGWIGLDPTSGLFASEGHIPLACTPDPVSAAPIEGFTDECEVEFDYTNVVERVHEDPRVTKPYSDDQWADILLLGEQVDVDFAKNDVRLTMGGEPTFVSVDDMESAQWNIDALGAEKLSLAKTLLLKLRNHFAPQGLLHYGQGKWYPGEEVPRWALGLFWRKDNEPIWTDPELLARVDKDYGHNVATSEKFALSLIEKLSLAKEYAQPAYEDALYYLLQEQKIPKNIDILASKINDDLGRRRLARLLEQGFKDPTGYLVPLAWEPVTGEWVSSIWNVKRERLILTPGDSPMGLRLPLGDLPELAEPEIQPDRDPFEERSPLQPRQEIQFPHEAKVPRPQKLQSAAKVLEEKLKGPQAIVRTAMCIESRGGKVHIFMPPLHSLEHYIELVAAIEETAKEQSVPVILEGYEPPRDPRIQKLLVTPDPGVIEVNVHPKSSWKELVDNTIELYSAARESRLAAEKFMLDGRHTGTGGGNHITLGGVTPSDSPILRRPDLLRSLVTFWQHHPSLSYIFSSAFIGPTSQAPRADEGRDEMMYEMEIAFQQMPDGLAEQPWLVDRLMRNLLIDITGNTHRAEFCIDKLYAPGSATGRLGILEFRGFEMPPHSRMSLVQALLIRTLVARFWNEPYKKPLVRWGTALHDKFMLPHYLWQDMKDVVADLEHAGYPFKADWLLPFEEFRFPHYGRVKLDEIEIELRWAVEPWNVLGEEIGSFGTARYVDSSVERLQVKLSGLTDSRYVLACNGRRVPLANTGRHGEYVAGVRYRAWAPPSALHPTIGVHTPLVFDLIDTWTGRSIGGCSYHVSHPGGRTYETFPVNAFEAESRRGNRFSTVAHTPGPYTPRPDLDAVREFFSEPPRPMAPPPEESPGEYPHTLDLRRKPNWTG; via the coding sequence ATGACAATTCGCGTGGCTATTCACCATAAGACCTACTACAGCTTTGACCGCTTAGTAAATCTTTCTCCCCATGTAATACGCTTACGGCCAGCGCCGCACAGCCGAACACCGATCCATAGTTATAGTATGAAAGTGGTGCCAGAAACCCACTTTCTAAACTGGCAGCAAGATGCTTTTGGTAATTATTTAGCACGTTTAGTCTTTCCAGAAAAAACTGAAAAGTTTTCGATTGAAGTCGAAGTTATTGCGGATATGACCGTAATAAATCCCTTTGATTTTTTCGTTGAAGAATACGCTGAGAAATTTCCTTTCTATTATAAAAAACAGCTCAAAAAAGAGTTGGCACCTTATTTGGCAAAAGAAAAGCAAGGTAAGTTGTTCAATAAGCTACTTAAATCAATCTCTACCACTAAACGGCCAATGAACGATTTTTTGGTTGAGGTGAATCAAATCCTTGAGAAAGAGATTGAATACTGCCTGCGTTTTGAACCTGGCGTCCAAGATCCAGAAGAGACTTTGCAGCTGAAAAAAGGGTCTTGCCGTGACTCCGCATGGCTGGCTGTTCAGTTATTTCGTCATCTAGGTATCGCGGCAAGGTTTGCGTCAGGCTATTTAGTACAGCTGACATCTGATGAAAAATCATTGGATGGCCCTAGTGGTCCTGAGGAGGATTTCACCGATTTACACGCGTGGTGTGAGGTTTACATACCCGGTGCGGGATGGATTGGTCTTGACCCTACATCGGGGCTGTTTGCTAGCGAAGGGCATATTCCGTTGGCATGCACACCTGACCCTGTGTCTGCGGCACCCATAGAGGGCTTTACCGACGAGTGTGAAGTTGAGTTTGATTACACCAATGTAGTTGAGCGGGTTCATGAAGACCCTCGAGTTACCAAGCCATATAGCGATGACCAGTGGGCTGATATTTTATTACTGGGCGAGCAAGTTGATGTTGATTTTGCAAAAAATGATGTACGTCTCACCATGGGTGGCGAACCGACGTTTGTCTCTGTTGATGACATGGAGTCTGCGCAGTGGAATATCGATGCACTGGGCGCTGAAAAACTAAGTCTTGCTAAAACATTGCTTTTAAAACTACGCAATCATTTTGCGCCGCAGGGTCTGCTTCATTATGGGCAAGGAAAGTGGTATCCCGGTGAAGAGGTGCCGCGTTGGGCCTTAGGTTTATTTTGGCGTAAAGATAATGAGCCAATATGGACTGATCCCGAGCTATTAGCCCGAGTTGACAAGGACTATGGCCATAATGTTGCCACGTCTGAAAAATTTGCGTTAAGTTTAATCGAGAAATTAAGTTTAGCGAAAGAATACGCTCAGCCAGCTTATGAAGATGCCTTGTACTATCTTCTTCAAGAGCAAAAGATTCCTAAAAATATCGATATTTTGGCCTCAAAAATCAATGATGATTTAGGCCGTCGACGTCTTGCTCGATTGTTGGAGCAAGGCTTTAAAGATCCAACCGGTTATCTCGTTCCATTGGCCTGGGAGCCAGTGACTGGCGAGTGGGTCAGCAGTATTTGGAATGTGAAGCGGGAGCGTTTGATATTAACGCCGGGCGACTCACCCATGGGACTTAGGTTGCCGCTGGGAGACCTTCCAGAGTTAGCTGAGCCGGAGATTCAGCCGGACAGAGACCCGTTTGAAGAGCGCAGCCCCTTGCAGCCGCGGCAAGAAATCCAATTCCCTCATGAAGCCAAAGTTCCACGACCGCAAAAGCTACAGAGCGCGGCAAAAGTGCTGGAAGAAAAGCTGAAAGGCCCACAAGCCATTGTTAGAACGGCAATGTGTATTGAGTCTAGAGGCGGTAAAGTCCATATATTCATGCCTCCATTACATAGTCTTGAGCATTATATTGAGCTTGTGGCAGCGATTGAGGAGACAGCGAAGGAGCAGAGTGTTCCCGTTATTTTGGAGGGCTATGAGCCGCCAAGAGACCCGCGTATTCAAAAGTTATTGGTGACGCCCGACCCTGGTGTTATCGAGGTTAATGTTCACCCAAAATCAAGCTGGAAAGAGTTGGTAGACAATACCATTGAGCTTTACAGCGCTGCACGTGAATCTCGTCTAGCGGCAGAGAAATTTATGCTAGATGGTCGTCACACCGGTACCGGTGGGGGGAATCACATTACCTTAGGTGGTGTCACACCGAGTGATAGTCCTATTTTGCGCCGCCCGGATTTACTTCGGAGTTTAGTGACGTTTTGGCAGCACCATCCAAGTTTGTCGTATATATTTTCTAGCGCATTTATCGGGCCGACCAGTCAGGCACCCCGTGCTGATGAAGGTCGTGATGAAATGATGTATGAAATGGAAATTGCATTTCAGCAAATGCCTGACGGACTTGCCGAGCAGCCTTGGTTGGTCGACAGGCTAATGCGCAACCTATTGATTGATATCACGGGTAATACACATCGAGCGGAATTTTGTATCGATAAATTATATGCACCAGGTAGCGCGACGGGCCGTTTAGGGATTTTAGAGTTCCGCGGTTTTGAAATGCCACCCCATAGTCGCATGTCATTGGTACAGGCCTTATTAATAAGAACCCTAGTCGCTCGTTTTTGGAATGAGCCGTATAAAAAACCACTGGTTCGCTGGGGGACGGCGTTACACGATAAGTTTATGTTGCCGCATTATTTATGGCAGGACATGAAAGACGTTGTTGCCGATTTGGAGCATGCTGGGTATCCATTCAAAGCCGACTGGTTGCTGCCTTTTGAGGAATTCCGTTTTCCACACTACGGCCGCGTGAAACTTGATGAAATAGAAATCGAATTGCGCTGGGCTGTTGAACCTTGGAATGTGTTGGGTGAAGAAATTGGTAGTTTCGGTACGGCAAGGTATGTGGACTCTTCGGTAGAGCGTTTACAGGTTAAGTTAAGCGGTTTAACAGATAGTCGTTATGTTCTAGCCTGTAATGGCCGTAGAGTGCCTTTGGCCAACACAGGACGGCATGGTGAATATGTCGCGGGTGTGCGTTACCGAGCTTGGGCGCCACCATCGGCTTTACACCCTACTATTGGTGTACATACGCCATTGGTGTTCGACTTAATCGATACTTGGACGGGGCGCTCTATTGGTGGTTGTAGTTACCATGTATCGCACCCTGGCGGTCGAACCTACGAAACCTTCCCGGTAAATGCATTCGAGGCTGAGTCGCGTCGTGGTAATCGCTTTAGTACGGTCGCGCATACCCCCGGGCCCTATACGCCAAGACCGGATTTAGATGCTGTTCGAGAGTTTTTCTCTGAGCCACCTCGGCCGATGGCGCCACCTCCTGAAGAGTCACCGGGTGAATACCCGCATACGCTCGATTTACGACGCAAGCCCAACTGGACGGGTTAG
- a CDS encoding NADH:flavin oxidoreductase → MSHADYLSPASINSLQLKNRFIKAGTFENMTPGGVPGANLNNFHGKLADGDIAMTTLGYCAVENDGRLNENMMYMHEGIRPELTALIADLHQRGTKVSGQMGHCGGFSKNKELQRRRPLGPSFGINGLGLSRGMLFCDAMTLDDIESLIKSYHQAAIFMKSVGFDALEIHFGHGYGLCQFISPKTNKRRDQYGGNLENRMRLPLQVLAAVRDAVGDDFPLLGKISMTEGVRGGLHYDEAIAMCKFLDKAGIDGIITSGGSSTMNPMIMFRGGNILPGMLRTEKSPLMRLLLRLMGKSMFKNYPYSELYFLQHAKRIREAVSCKMIYVGGASSNTSFMTLMEQGFDFIQLGRTLLSDPDLPHQARAKSDFVSRCTHCNDCISTIESTQGIHCTQFPS, encoded by the coding sequence ATGAGTCATGCCGACTACCTATCCCCAGCATCAATCAACAGCCTTCAGTTGAAGAATCGCTTTATCAAAGCTGGCACCTTCGAGAACATGACGCCGGGCGGGGTTCCTGGTGCCAACTTGAACAATTTTCACGGCAAGCTTGCCGATGGCGACATTGCAATGACCACACTCGGCTATTGCGCGGTTGAAAATGACGGTCGCCTTAACGAAAACATGATGTACATGCACGAAGGCATTCGCCCAGAACTTACTGCTTTAATCGCCGACCTACATCAGCGTGGTACAAAGGTATCTGGGCAAATGGGGCACTGCGGTGGCTTCTCCAAAAACAAGGAGCTTCAACGTCGCCGCCCCCTTGGTCCTAGTTTTGGTATAAATGGCTTGGGGCTGTCCCGTGGCATGCTATTTTGCGACGCAATGACGCTTGATGATATTGAGTCTCTTATTAAAAGTTATCATCAAGCAGCCATCTTCATGAAGTCGGTTGGCTTTGATGCCTTGGAAATCCATTTCGGGCATGGCTACGGTTTATGCCAGTTTATTAGTCCCAAAACCAATAAACGCCGAGATCAATATGGGGGCAACCTAGAAAATAGAATGCGCCTACCATTACAGGTATTAGCGGCAGTACGTGATGCGGTGGGTGATGACTTCCCCTTGCTTGGGAAAATAAGCATGACAGAAGGCGTCCGTGGTGGACTTCACTACGATGAAGCCATTGCGATGTGTAAATTTTTAGATAAAGCTGGGATCGACGGTATTATCACGAGTGGCGGCAGCAGCACGATGAACCCCATGATCATGTTTCGGGGTGGCAATATACTTCCCGGCATGTTGCGCACAGAAAAAAGCCCGCTAATGCGCTTATTGCTTCGCCTGATGGGTAAATCCATGTTTAAAAACTACCCCTATTCCGAACTCTATTTTTTACAGCACGCAAAACGTATACGCGAGGCAGTATCTTGCAAGATGATTTATGTTGGCGGAGCTAGCAGTAACACCAGCTTTATGACCCTGATGGAGCAAGGCTTTGATTTTATTCAGTTAGGCAGAACACTTTTAAGCGACCCTGACTTGCCCCATCAAGCTCGCGCAAAATCAGACTTTGTTAGCCGCTGCACCCACTGTAACGACTGTATAAGTACAATTGAAAGCACTCAGGGTATTCATTGCACCCAGTTCCCAAGCTAA
- the ftsY gene encoding signal recognition particle-docking protein FtsY — MFARFKESFVGSEEDQAALAAAEGFIDDAEVAPWQHLELSAEEQASLLVRFREGLSKTGAQLGEGMANLFLGRKEIDDELLEEIETHLLMADVGVDATQQIISNLTGKVSRKELNDPEALYVALQEELGAMLASAEEELVIPISDKPYVILMVGVNGVGKTTTIGKLAKQLQAGGRSVMLAAGDTFRAAAVEQLQVWGERNEVPVIAQHTGADSASVLFDALQAAQARDVDVLIADTAGRLHNKDNLMEELKKVVRVLKKLDPDAPHEVMLVLDAGTGQNALSQAKHFQQAVGVTGLTLTKLDGTAKGGIVFAISKQLGIPIRFIGVGEGILDLRPFRANEFVGALFGWQQKQ; from the coding sequence TTGTTTGCCCGTTTTAAAGAGTCTTTTGTTGGTTCAGAGGAGGATCAAGCGGCGTTAGCGGCGGCCGAAGGCTTTATCGATGACGCAGAAGTGGCTCCTTGGCAGCACTTGGAGTTATCTGCTGAAGAGCAGGCATCTTTGTTAGTACGCTTTCGTGAAGGCTTAAGTAAAACGGGTGCTCAGCTTGGCGAGGGGATGGCAAATTTATTCCTTGGCCGCAAAGAAATTGATGATGAGCTTCTGGAAGAAATTGAAACCCATTTGCTGATGGCAGATGTGGGTGTAGATGCAACACAGCAAATTATTTCTAATTTGACTGGCAAGGTATCTCGCAAGGAATTAAATGACCCTGAAGCGCTCTACGTCGCTTTGCAAGAAGAGCTTGGTGCCATGCTGGCATCGGCTGAAGAAGAGCTGGTTATTCCCATTAGTGACAAACCGTATGTGATCTTGATGGTCGGTGTTAACGGCGTTGGCAAAACCACCACCATTGGTAAATTAGCCAAGCAGCTGCAAGCGGGCGGGCGCTCTGTGATGCTTGCGGCAGGTGACACCTTTCGCGCCGCAGCGGTTGAGCAATTGCAAGTGTGGGGGGAGCGCAACGAGGTTCCCGTCATTGCGCAGCACACTGGCGCCGATAGTGCCTCTGTGCTGTTTGATGCGCTACAAGCGGCACAGGCTAGAGATGTTGATGTCTTAATCGCAGATACAGCCGGTCGTCTGCATAACAAAGACAATTTAATGGAAGAGCTGAAAAAGGTCGTCAGAGTACTTAAAAAGCTCGACCCTGATGCACCCCATGAAGTGATGTTGGTATTAGATGCGGGTACTGGTCAAAATGCCTTATCCCAAGCAAAGCATTTTCAACAAGCCGTTGGCGTTACCGGCTTAACGTTAACCAAACTGGATGGCACCGCCAAAGGCGGGATTGTTTTTGCCATTAGTAAGCAGCTTGGTATTCCTATCCGATTTATTGGTGTGGGCGAGGGAATCTTAGATTTACGCCCCTTCCGTGCCAATGAGTTTGTTGGAGCCTTATTTGGGTGGCAGCAAAAGCAATGA
- the rsmD gene encoding 16S rRNA (guanine(966)-N(2))-methyltransferase RsmD, which translates to MPKPQQGHIASQRQAGTLRIIGGQWRSRKLQFHSAEGLRPTSDRIRETLFNWLGPHLHGARCLDLFAGSGALGLEALSRYAAHCDFVDTEANSCQQIRKHIATLHCQNAKVHCQTAIAFLENHAFNYDIIFLDPPFHKDLLAPTVEALASKNLVNGTLIYLETGRDEALPALPPQWQIIKDKQAGQVSYRLIEVIL; encoded by the coding sequence ATGCCCAAACCACAACAAGGTCACATCGCCAGCCAACGGCAAGCAGGTACGCTGCGAATTATTGGCGGCCAGTGGCGCAGCCGCAAGCTACAATTCCACAGCGCCGAAGGACTTCGCCCAACCAGTGACCGCATTCGTGAAACCTTATTTAACTGGCTAGGCCCTCACCTTCACGGTGCCCGCTGCTTGGATTTATTTGCTGGCTCAGGCGCGCTGGGTCTTGAAGCCTTGTCTCGCTACGCCGCGCACTGTGATTTTGTTGATACTGAGGCCAATAGCTGTCAACAAATACGCAAACACATTGCCACCCTTCACTGCCAAAACGCGAAGGTGCATTGCCAGACGGCAATCGCTTTCTTAGAAAATCATGCCTTCAATTATGACATCATCTTTTTAGACCCCCCGTTTCATAAAGATTTACTTGCCCCTACGGTAGAGGCACTCGCAAGTAAAAACCTAGTTAATGGTACGTTGATCTATCTCGAAACAGGCCGAGACGAAGCGCTACCTGCACTTCCGCCACAGTGGCAGATCATCAAAGACAAACAAGCCGGCCAAGTTAGTTACCGTTTAATAGAGGTCATTCTCTAA
- a CDS encoding DUF411 domain-containing protein: MNAHKNQIHYQKYLTTLVLTALVMLLSPATFADNILSPTLQVYKSPSCGCCGKWVEHLNSEGLSTEVHNSDRLAEIKAELGITPSLQSCHTAVTDSGYVFEGHIPARLIKQFLAKPPQNAIGLTVPNMPMGSPGMEMGEHFQAYQVLQINKDGSQEVYAKINHKDQQ, translated from the coding sequence ATGAACGCCCACAAGAACCAAATACACTACCAAAAATATCTAACCACCTTAGTACTGACAGCCTTAGTCATGCTGCTCAGCCCTGCCACGTTTGCGGACAATATCTTAAGTCCCACGCTGCAAGTATATAAAAGCCCAAGCTGCGGCTGCTGTGGAAAATGGGTTGAACACCTGAACAGTGAAGGTCTATCAACCGAGGTTCACAATAGTGACCGCCTCGCAGAGATAAAAGCCGAACTCGGCATTACCCCATCCCTGCAATCATGTCACACCGCCGTTACCGACTCCGGCTATGTCTTTGAAGGACATATTCCCGCTAGGCTGATTAAACAGTTTCTTGCCAAGCCACCTCAAAACGCCATCGGTTTGACGGTACCCAATATGCCGATGGGCAGCCCCGGCATGGAGATGGGTGAGCATTTTCAGGCCTATCAAGTACTACAAATAAACAAAGACGGCAGCCAGGAAGTGTATGCCAAGATTAATCACAAAGATCAGCAGTAA
- a CDS encoding nitroreductase family deazaflavin-dependent oxidoreductase, translated as MPNKLDYVKTRREDVDEIPLKWQRLIQRVMKHYTRFNVWVYKKSGGRLLKNFPGGFPICIVGMTGRKSGTRREIALIHLPWGNNKLLVASQGGMEKHPQWYFNIAAKPEIDIMVRGDKRNYSARQANDEEKRELWPHLLGLYPDFDEYQARTDRDIPVFICEPA; from the coding sequence ATGCCCAATAAACTCGACTACGTGAAAACTCGCCGGGAAGATGTCGACGAGATTCCCTTGAAATGGCAAAGGCTAATTCAGCGAGTAATGAAGCATTACACTCGCTTTAATGTATGGGTATATAAGAAAAGTGGAGGCCGGTTATTAAAAAATTTCCCCGGTGGTTTCCCCATTTGTATTGTCGGCATGACGGGGCGGAAAAGCGGTACACGTCGAGAAATTGCATTAATTCACTTGCCCTGGGGAAATAATAAACTCCTAGTCGCCTCTCAAGGGGGGATGGAAAAACACCCTCAGTGGTATTTCAATATTGCCGCTAAACCAGAGATCGATATTATGGTTCGTGGGGATAAAAGAAACTATTCAGCTCGTCAGGCTAATGACGAGGAGAAGCGTGAGCTGTGGCCTCACTTATTGGGTTTATATCCTGACTTTGATGAGTATCAGGCAAGAACAGACCGTGATATTCCAGTCTTTATTTGTGAGCCGGCCTAG